In the genome of Paramormyrops kingsleyae isolate MSU_618 chromosome 5, PKINGS_0.4, whole genome shotgun sequence, the window GAAATACTACATGGTCTTTAAGGATGTTGCAGGTCATCTTAAGATCGTGACAGAGTTTGTCAGGGTCTTGATGCAATGTGGGTtttaatcctcatccctgcacTGATCAACCTGCACAGTTTTGCCACTTAAGAATGAAGAGTGATGAGGCAGCATTTTTATAATTGTTTAGGATATTGCAACATTGGGAAGAATGTCAGTGGAAATTGGCGAGTATTTGTTTTGATATATGAAggtcagggttttttttttttgtttcggTAAGGATTGGCTACAAAGGGGCTTTTCAGCCTTAAAACTTGGAGATCACATAAGTAACTAAGAACTAAGCAGCCGATGTGGGGGCATCGTTTGCTTATTCTAGGACACCCCCTCTTGAATAGCCCAGGCTGAACACCCATGTATCTCTTTTTGGCCCCCCTCACACATCTTGCCCTTGTTATGCTGCTTATCTCTGATCTCTCCCAATGTTCTTAATCTGTATCCCAAAGTACTTCTGAGAAATGAAGCACAACCCACACTGGCCTTTGACCTGATGGTTGCTCTTCATTTTTGTAAATCAGTCTGTGCAGACATTAGCTATTTACAAATCTTTTGATACATACGCAGTACATAAAAATGCTAAACTATGCTCACTTAATTCCATTTTAGATTACAGTTACTGGTCAGTTTGTTCTTCAGAGATGTGGGCAGTAACAGCTGGTTGGATCAGGCTTCCTGGTTCAGGTAGACAGTAAATAAGGAATTTTTGTGAGCTTTGGCTAAAATGAGCTGTTTTTTCTGACCACTCAGTAAGTATCCAGCGTTTTAGCTTTAAACACTTGATTATATTTATACTTGATTCATGATTATAAAGCATGTGATTCATTCAAGTAATTTTAAAAGGATTAAGTGAAACAATTATTACAAAATAATGGCGTAATATGTTGCGTTTCAATTAAATTTGTTTTGAAGTTTATTTCAATATATTTCCTATCTTTGAGGTGTCTGGTTTTTCCCAGATAATCCATACTTTATGTTCTGTTGTATGACAGGACAGAAATGCTGAGTTACTCTTTATATATGTATCAGTGCAGGTTGATTAAAAATGTGTGAAGATGTATTTCAGATctctaaatataaaattttaatacTATGCACTTGTCATTATTCTAAGAATTTGTGTCATTCTATCAAAGGTTTCTGCATAATGTGTTATGTAAGAGACGCACATTCTTACGTAATACACGTTTGACTGTGTTCTAATGCATTCATTAAGGTTTTGTGCAAGGCGCCCCTTCCATTCTGCCTCTTGCTCCGTCTGCCTGTCTCCCAGGTTTTCCCCCGGTCTCCCTCCTTCCAGCATGTGCTCTTACTTTTCCTAGAATCCTGCCCCCTGTGGCACCTCTCCTCCCATGCGGCCCTTAAtgagtgcatgtgtgtacaGATTCCATATATGGCATATGTTTAGTTTGCCctctgctgattggctgacggGGGGAGTGCAGCACTTGTGTATCTAGCAGCCAGTTTCCTTTTCGGAGCTTTCCTCACTGCCTCTCCCTCCATTTCTTGGACAGGCTCCAGCACCCTGCTCTCACGCCCAAAACAGTGCCTGCATACCAGTGTTTTCTTTGTATACCCCATTCAGTCAGGCAGGGCCGTCCTCCTCTGTGCGGGGACTAGGAGGACGCTTTGTTTGtgattgttttcattttgtcagACAGGGTGTTGGCAGGGCAGAACCAGTGACAGTTGTAGTGGGTGGAGCTTCGATGGTCACGTGACCCCTTTGAAGGGGGGGCCTCTTGTTGTGGCTATTTCTGCTGTGGAACAAAAGCTGTTGTTCTTCCCGGCAGGACGTGCTGGACCCGCACCTTTATTTTGGGGCTGTTTGTTCCACACATTGCATGGATTGAAAGttcagcattttgaaatctataaATCTGCTCTTCATATTGTTTTGGCCCGACACCCAATGTAAAGAGCCGGTCATTCCCGCAGGAGTTAAAGTGTctgaaaaatgtatatttcagtGCAGCAGAAATATTCTACTTAATGTTAATGAACACAGTAACAGTGATAAATAATGAACAGAAAATTATGACTGGTACCGTGAAagatgtttgtgtgtatttccAGCTGTCTGTTAGGTGGGTAGATATCGGGTTTTATTAAGTTCGGccaagatttattttttttaaatgctattTGAATTTTTCATAAAAATGTGTTGCGGACTGTTACGATTCAAACAGTGGTTTGCGAAGACCTGTACGACATGTGTCTTTAAATGTAATATGTGATATTGGGTTATACTGGTATTATGTTGATATAAGCAGAAAGATAATGTCTACTGTAAATATTTTTCTATATATGATGATCGACTAATTCTTCATTAAGAGGTTCTCATCATAGGTTCTGACGTGGGTAATGAGGCCGTCGCACCTTAGCTGTGCTTGTCTGATCCACTTAGAACTGGGTGGTGTTTTTACGCTACTCTGAAAGTGCTACCTCAGGCTCGCACTTTGACCATGCGCTGGCTGTGCGCCTCGCCCCGATTAGGGCCCCTGCCGCCGCTGTCCGCTCCGCTCTGGAGTCACTTTACTGGGTGATCCGCTGGAGACAGCACAAGGGCCAAATGCGTGTGCTGGTCCATTGTGGGCCTGTTCTGCACCAGCGTTGCTGTCTCATTGGTGTGTTGGAAAAAGTCACGTAGTATATGAAGTTACCACCTGAGCTTGTCTGCTTACAGACTTGCACTTAAGATGCATTTTAACTGTTTACAACAATTCTGCCCAAGCGTGACTTGTAAGTGTAGTCTTACCGCCATCTAGTGGCTAATAAGCAGTATGTGTATGGGTGTGTACATTTAACATGACAAACCgttttaaatttgtattttgctgaaataattatttatgtatgtatgtgggTAGGATAAAATCTCTAGAACCTTTTACATGCCCATTGGATTTAGATATGGTAGAAATTTATCATATGCAGATGCCTTTCAGTGATCTTAAGATCTCTTCCTGTATATTTGAACTGCTGTTGGTAATTTGTAGATATTGTTGGAATAACTTTTAATCTGAATTTTACATAACCACGCTTATCAGGTAAGTGGTTTAAATTGTTGCTATGTTTGTTGTGTCAAATATGACCTATTGTGAGCTAAAGTGtcggggtggtgcagtggtgcagtggtttgcactgtcGCCTCACGCCGCTGGGACCTGCTAGGGTtccgtgtggagtttgcatgttccctgtcttgtgccttTGCCCATAGTTACACTGATGTAATGAACACAAGAGGGCGCCGTGTATGAAAAAGATCACGGTGGGAGCAGTGCAGCAGTTTGCAATGGTGTGGTCTCACTTCAGACAAAACCATGTTTGATGTGGGGCCATTTTGATCTGAAATAAATGGAAGGGGTGGACATGGTGATGTGTCAGCGAAACAGAAGCATAACAAGGAGAAAGTGTgaaaattatgcaaaatattttttaaaattacataatGCTAATGAATGTGGTCAACTGTGAAGGCTTTCGGCAGCTAATAAATTGCTTTTAGCTCGGATCACCACATCCCTAGAGGACCTGCCTTCACCCACGAATAAAAGCACTTTGGTGAGAAGACGTTAGTGCTGAAAGCCCAGCTTACCACCTCCTGTCAGCAAGCACTCATTGAGAGAGCTGCTTGAATGCACTGGCTGGTGACATCTGTGCTTTTAGAAGAAATGTCAAGTTTTCTAGGAACGCCTCCTGATGACAGTCTTGCTCTGAAGTTAACAGTCCCTGTCGAGACTGGTCCTCACTTCCTGCGATTTTATATTTTCATGGTAATGCAGGGAATCTTATGGCTGCCAACGTCCCTGGGCTGGAACGAGTCCTTGTGAAAGAAATCACGGCTGCTCTATCAACACCAAAACATGCAGCAGCGGATTTTAACATAGAACCTCAACATCATGGTAGATTCAGGTGCACATTCTGTGTGGAGAACATGACAGTAGATACAATATATTGCCaaaggtattgggacacctgcctttacacacacatgaacttcaATGACATCATACTCTTAATACCTAGGCTTTAATacggagttggcccaccctttgcaactataacagcttcagctcttctagGAAGGCTGTCCGCAAGGTGtatgagtgtgtttatgggatttttgaccattcttccaggagagcatttttgaggtcaggcactgatgttggacaagaaggcctggctcacagtctccgctctaattcatcccaaaggtgttctatcgggttgaggtcagggctctgtgcaggccagtcaagttcctccacaccagattcattcatccatgtccttatggaccttgctttctgcactggtgtgcagtcatgttggaacaggaaggggccgtcaccaaactgttcccacgaagttgggagcatgaaattgtccaaaatggctccaaatgctgcagcattaagagctcatttcactggaactaaggggccaatcccaacccctgaaaaacaagcccacaccataatcccccctccagtaaactttacacttggcacaatgcagtcaggcaaaggactgttctcctggcaactgccaaacccagagtcgtccatcagattgccagacagagaagcgtgatttgtcactccagtGAACACATCTtgcactgctctagagtccagtggtggcgtgctttacaccactgtatctaacgctttgcattgcacttggtgatgtagggcttggatgcagctgctcggccatggaaacccattccatgaaggtctcatgcactgttcttgagctaatctgaaggccccatgatgtttggaggtctgtagctattgactctacagacagttggtgacttctgcacattgtgcgcctcagcatgcgttgtccccactctgtggcctaccacttcctggctgagttgctgttgttcccagttgcttccactttgttataataccactaacagttatctgtggaatatttagtagcgaggaaatttcatgaatggacttattgcacaggtggcatcccgTCACGGtgccacgcttgaattcactgagctcctgagagtgaccctttctttcgcaaatgtttgtagaagcagtctgcatgcctagctgcttgattttatacacctgtggctatggaagtgatggGAACACCTGAATTGAATGATTtagaggggtgtcccaatacttttggcaatatagtttGCGGTGGAGTCTTTAGGAAAACAAATATAGCGAAACCTTTCTGTGGATTAATAAATTGTTAGGGCTATAGCTGTCTGAGGTATCGTTTGGATAgttttttttgctaatttattGGTCTTAGGCTTTAGCTTGTTGCTCCGCCTAGTAGACTAGGCACGGCGCTGAAATGACGGAAAACGGATAGACGCTACAGGGAACCTCAGAAGTTACCAGGACCGCAAAAAAACGAGTCTTCTGCCGTTAACCAGTCATCAACAAGGAGGGAATTCCAAAAGCGCCATCATGTTTCTTAGTGACGTTTTTTCTGAAGTGTGCAGCGTCTTGAGAGAGACAGATCTGTCGGCGGATAGAAATCCTCTTGACTGCAAAGAGCAAGATTGCACAAGCTGGTGACACTGTTACAAGGTAACTCTGCCTACATGGGATATCACGCTCTCCAAGGGGCATTTTCACCAGCCTGCCTAGCGGTTAACATGGTTCACTCCCAAGTGTATTAATCTATAGAAATAAGGTTGCACCATAATGTAGAATTAAAGTGCTTTTGAAGAAAGTTGTTACATTCATATTTTTGGATTACTTATAGGGCAGAATATTGCCTTTTGGTTGATCGCTATTATCATAATCATACGATGTGAAGTAGAAGGATTAAAATTGATGTCTCATtgaaatgtatcattttcaaatatttaaacTGTTTATATTTGTTTATATGATGATGGTTCTGTATAGCAGAGCAGAGCTATTGGCACATTGTCAGAGGTTGGTTATACTAGTATTTAAGTCATAGATtttcggttttgatattttACTTTGAAAGAACACTTCATCATATGTTGAAATTTAAAGATGTTTAATAAGTATTGAATAAAATACGCATACCTGCATCGGAATAGAGGTCATGGAAAATGAATTGACCTCAACAGACatgactcatccagctgtttatACTTTAACTTGAAAATGGATAAATAAGGTTAAATGTTTTGCAGGTGTATTTTGCACATAGTTTGGCTTTGATTTGGGCCAGTCCTGCCCAGTATAAATCAGTCTAACTTTGGTCATTATCATGGGAGTGAGGTTACCGGAGCACAGAACCGCATTGTGCCTGATCACCTGTGGATGAAGTGTAAAGTTACAGCCACCCCTGGTACTTCCAGGCTCCAGTGAGCCACTATGAGAGTAACGTTGTCCAAGTGGGGGAACCTTTTAATGAACATTCCCTATGGCGCTCAGCCTGCCAAAGAACCGCAGAGAACTATACATACAATCATTCAAAAAGTTGCACAAAATCCAAGGAATCATCTGGGGATCTGCAGTTCTGTACGCCTTGGACAAGGCTGGCGTTCCACTTCAAAAGAACATGGATGCTCGTTCCAGACCAAGAACTTCTATTTCACAGTGTGAAGCTCATACAGACATGCATCAGGACCTGGATGGCTTTCTGTCATCGAAGGGGACCATGAATCATGCTACTAGAGAGCTCCACAGGACAGTGTTAGGCTGTCTGTTTATGACCAAGAACCACTGGCTAAATGGTtatgtatgtaaataaaatgtggataAGCCTTCATCCATCTCATTACTGTACAGAAAATGTCAGTGAAATGTTTCTGAAGCAGGTAGAAATTGCTTGGAGGTGATATAACAATTTGTGTTATTCATCTGCTGTGTCTTTCTCCTGGTAGTGTCCCTAACTCCTGTCCCGCGAGCCCGCGTGGGGCCGGGTCATCGGGCTACCGATTCGGCCGCAACATTACCTCAGACCTGCAGCTGGCGGCCGAATTCGCAGCGAAGGCCGTATCAGAGCAGCAGGCTGACAGCTCAGAAGGTGACAGCCCCAAGGTGACCCTCCCTAATTTTGGTTGTTCACAattacttttttctttctctctccccgTTTGCTGCTTTGTCTTAGATTACCTTTCTTACACTGTCACTGATTAATGGAATTGATTGAGTTTACTCTTCATGTAATGGTAGTGTAATGTCACAAGGGGGCGCAGTGGACCTCTCCTGATTTTACGagcattcagttttttttttcttttctctcatTTGACTAATTattcatataaatataaagtcCTTTGCCTTCTGTTACCAGACATACCAACAATAGGTATAGCGTTTATGACATTAGCCTGCAGGAATGGTCCGGCGTGTGATATACAGCATGTGTATTTCCCGTGTGCTGCCCTGACGATGTCCGTTTGCCCCCAGGATGAGTCCAAGCCTCCATACTCGTACGCACAGCTCATCGTCCAGGCTATTTCTTCAGCGCTGGACCGGCAGCTCACCCTCAGCGGCATATACGCCCATATCACCAAACACTATCCTTACTACAGAACCGCAGACAAGGGCTGGCAGGTGAGCTTCGCACATTTCTCACCAGCCGCCTGAAGCCATATCGGAAGCTGTCCCAAGGTCGTTTCTACGAGCTGCCGGTAGTATGCTAACCTGCCCGTTTTATGTGGTGTTTGGCTCCCCCTTGTGGCAGAACTCCATCCGCCACAACCTGTCCCTGAACCGCTACTTCATCAAAGTGCCCCGATCCCAGGAGGAGCCGGGAAAGGGTTCTTTCTGGAGGATCGACCCCTCATCGGAGCCCAAGCTGGTGGAGCAGGCCTTCCGCAAGCGACGGCAACGAGGCGTGTCATGTTTCCGCGCTCCGTTCGGCCCCCTGTCCTccaggtagggggcgctgttgatTTGTTCCTCGTCGTAGAATAGAGGATATAAAGGCTAAAACTGTCGTGATTGTCAGAAGAACCTGAAGTCAACCTCCTTAGCTCTCTCCTCCTTTGCCATAAAATCGCCGGCCAGCACGAAGTAAGTGTGTCACCTGACCAAAGTCAACGTCCCCATTCTCTGCctaattaaaatacaaagtCTAAGAAAAGAATTGAACTGGGTGGATTATGTCCGTCTGCCCCACCGGTGACACTGCGTCTGAGCCCATTACCGCTGCTTTCGTCCTGCTTTCTCTTGTGCCTGTTTgtatacacgtgtgtgtgttgtgACCCCATCTGTTATTCACCACTGAACCGACATGTCACCCCTGGGACACAGGAGCGCCCCTGCCTCTCCGACGCACCCTGGCCTTCTCTCCCCCCATTCGAGTGACCTACAGACCCCAGAGTGCCTATCGAGGGAAGGgtcccccatcccccatgaTCATGACTTTGGCTCCAAGCTGGCCTCCGTGCCTGAGTACCGCTACACGCAGAGTGCTCCGGGTAAGTCGCGAATCTGCCCGAAAGATTCAGCCTGATGTCCCACTTCTTTTACCAGGAACTGGGCTATTTCCTGCTGGATCCTCACATCCTACCCCATTCACACACTGAGCATATTCCGCCCCGCCTGCTCTGTCCTGCTCAGGTTCTCCGGTCAGCTCCCAGCCGGTCATCGTCGCggtgcccccccagcccgccGTCATGACAGCCAAGCCGCTGACCTACACGCCGGTGTCCCTTAACCCCCCGGGTCACGCTCTCCAGGTGGTGCAACAGACGCCGGCCGTCACTATGGTGCGGGTCGTGACCACCTCCGCCGGATCCTCTAACGGTTACATCCTAGGCCAATCCAAGCCGCCCGGGAGCAAAGAGACAGCGGGGGAGGCCTACAATCAAGGTACTTTATTACTGACACACCCCACTTATGTCTTAAAGGAGATGGGGATCATTTCTGGGTTTGCTTTTGGCCCTAACCCATAATCCTTTGAGTCCAGAGTCAGTAAACATGAGCGCTTGAGCAAAGTTCAAGAGCCAACTGAGTGACGAGACGTGACAAAGGTCACGCTGGGCCGTTGTCGTTTACCCCCACAGGCCCTATGGGTGAGCAACAGGCCGTGAGCTACGCACCAGTGTCTGCGCCCAGCCGCGTCATCCAGGCAGTGAGCGGCAACCAGCCGACCTTCACTGTGGTCCAACAGGCTCCCATCTGCCTGGGCCAGCACCAGCTGCCCGTCCGGCCCGTCACACAGAACGGGAAGCACGCTCTCCCGGTCACCAGCATCTCCAGCTCCATCTACGGTACCAATACACCTTCTCAGTCCTCCTTTTATTTGTTTGGCCATCTGTGTGTACTGGAAAGAAAACTGACCgctaatatttaatatttcatcTTCTTCTGTGTTTCTAGCCATCAACAGTCCTCTGCAGATCTTGGCAGCCCAGGcgtccagctcctccc includes:
- the foxk1 gene encoding forkhead box protein K1 → MSDFADDTGARALLALKSAPCSPVRVAAAPMYSHSASPAGIEPVALSPPRALARLEGRDFEFVMRLRTVTIGRNSSHGSVDVNMGHSSFISRRHLQITFEEPFFYLRCLGKNGVFVDGVFQRRGAPPLRLPRECTFRFPSTIIKIQFTALCHQEAVKEIVSLSPVRPLCPQMSPLKINIPDNDFRSLMSPLASPTGTISVPNSCPASPRGAGSSGYRFGRNITSDLQLAAEFAAKAVSEQQADSSEGDSPKDESKPPYSYAQLIVQAISSALDRQLTLSGIYAHITKHYPYYRTADKGWQNSIRHNLSLNRYFIKVPRSQEEPGKGSFWRIDPSSEPKLVEQAFRKRRQRGVSCFRAPFGPLSSRSAPASPTHPGLLSPHSSDLQTPECLSREGSPIPHDHDFGSKLASVPEYRYTQSAPGSPVSSQPVIVAVPPQPAVMTAKPLTYTPVSLNPPGHALQVVQQTPAVTMVRVVTTSAGSSNGYILGQSKPPGSKETAGEAYNQGPMGEQQAVSYAPVSAPSRVIQAVSGNQPTFTVVQQAPICLGQHQLPVRPVTQNGKHALPVTSISSSIYAINSPLQILAAQASSSSPVVVNRPASVEAEKPTPAPGEPEAKRPKREEESTAPVPQAVIVAATPQDAGE